CGGACAATCCGCGTACCGAAAAACCTGCAGACATCATTGCTGACGTTCGCGCCGGCATGACGACGGACAAGTTTGAAGTGGTCGAAAACCGCGAAGAAGCTATCAATCGCGCTTGTGCAGAACTCAAGAGCGGCGATTGGCTTGTGATTGCGGGCAAGGGCCATGAGGATTACCAAATCATTGGTAAGACCAAACATCATTTTGACGATCGCGAAATCGCGGTGAAGGCGATGACTGATGCTGAAGCTTGATTTGACTATTGGAGAAATGCTCGAGATTCTGGAAACCGAAGCTGTCGGCGTTCCGGCTCGCACCTTGAAACGCAAGGTGAATCTCTGCATGGATTCTCGTGAAAGTGCCAAGGGCGTCGTCTTTTGGCCGATTAAGGGTGCTCGCTTTGACGCCCACCAGTTTGTATCTCAAATGGAAAAGGATGGAGCTCTGATGAGCGTTGTAAACCAAACTGCTATCGATCCGAATTTCAAGATGTACGCTCCGGTCGAAGATACGACGAAGGCTCTCTTGAAACTGGCCAAGGGCTATCAAAGACTTTTCAAGTTGAAGAAGGTCGCCATTACAGGTAGTAACGGCAAGACCACTACAAAGGAAATGACGAAGGCTGTACTTTCGATGAAGTACAACACCCATGCAACTAAGGGTAACTTCAACAACCATATCGGTGTCCCGATGACGTTGTTCCAGCTGAAGCACAGCCACGAAGCCGCTGTTGTCGAAATGGGTACGAGTGGTCCGGACGAAATTCGCCCGCTTTCGCTGGCTACGGAACCGGATATTGCCGTGATTACGAACATTGGCGCAAGCCACTTGGAACGCCTCGGCGATTTGGACGGCGTGTTCAACGAAAAAATCAACATTACGGCTGGCCTCAAGAAGGGCGGCACGTTGATTGTGAACGCTGATGATGAACGCCTCTGCAAGGTGAAGGCCACCAAGAATTACAAGGTCGTCACGTTCGGTGTCCGCCGCGGTATCCTCAAGCCCGAAAAGCTCAAGTGGACCGAAAACCTCTGCGCTGATTTCTACATCGGCCGTACGCACTTTGTGTTGAATGTTCCGGGTGACCATAACCTTTATGACGCTCTCGCCGCAATTGCCGTGGGCGAAGCTCTCCGCATCCCGAAGGGTGATATTGCAAAGGCTTTGGCAAGCTTTACCTCTACGAGCATGCGCATGGAAATCAAGGCCGCAAACGGCTTCAAGGTGATTTCGGACTGCTACAACGCCAACCCGTCTTCGACGAAGATGGCGCTCCAGACGCTCGGCAACATGCGTGTCGAAGGCAAGCGCATTGCTGTGCTTGGCGATATGCTCGAACTCGGCAAGGAAAGTGGCAATTTGCACAAGCAGATTGGCGCCTTGGTGCCCGAAATGAATTTTGACATGCTCCTTGCTGTCGGCAAGGAAGCAAAGAAGTATGTGGAAGGCGCGAAGTCCCGTGGCATGAAGAACGTGCAGTATTTCGAATCTGTCCCGGAAGTCATTAGCCAGTTGAGCGAAACTGTCGCCGAAGGGGATGTCCTTTTGGTGAAGGGCAGCCGCGGTATGCACATGGAACAGGTGGTCGATGCACTCCTCCACATGGTGCCGGTATTCAAGGTTTAAGGTAAGGTCTAGTAGTTAAGATGTCATCAACGTCGCAGACAATAGGTATGAACAAGCTCCTGCTATTTGTCACATTAGCATTAATGTGCTTTGGCTGTGTTGCTGTCTATTCTGCATCTGCGCCTGTGGCACTTTCGAAGAATTTGCCTGCGGAATATTATCTCAAGGCGCATCTTGTCAAGGTCTTGGCGGCAGCCGTGATTATCGGCGTGTTCTACAAGATTGATTATGCGCTGTGGAAGGTTTCTGCTCGCCTTGTCTTTGGCGTCGGTGCCATTTTGACGTTGGCGGCTATTGTCTCGGGCGGTGCGGTGAAGGGTGCGTCACGCTGGATTTTCGGTATCCAACCGTCCGAAATCTTGAAGTTTGGCTTTATCATCTGGGTTTGCTCGAAACTTTCGAACGCCGGTGACGAAATCAAGTCAATCAAGTGTACTGTTATCCAGCCGGGTGTACCGATGTTGATCTCGGCGATTTTGCTTGCTCTGCAACCGAACTTTTCGATGCTTATCATGTTCGGTTCCCTCTTGCTTGTGATGCTTGTTATTGCAGGCGCAAACTACAAGTACGTTGGAATTTCCCTTTTGGCATGTATCCCGGTGGGAATTCTCGTGCTCTTGAAGAAGGCGCATACAAGCAGACGTATCACGGGATTCCTCTCGGGTGACGGGACTAAGAGCGATGCGATGTATCAGGTGGACCATGCCCTTGAAGCTCTTGGGAATGGCGGTATTTTTGGAACGGGTGTTGGCTTGGGTGAACAGAAACTTGGCTACTTGCCCGAAGCCTATAAGGATGTGGTGTACGCTGTGATTGGTGAAGAATTTGGTTTTATCGGGACTTTCCTTGTGCTTGTCGCCTTTGCGATCCTCTTTTCGCAGGGCTACAACATTGCAAGGGGGGCGACGACTCGTTTTGGCAGGTATTTGGCTGTGGCGCTTACGACTTCGATTTTTATGAATTTTGTCATCCACATTTGCGTGTGCGTAAGGCTTATCCCGCCGACGGGTCAGCCGCTTCCGTTCATCAGCTTTGGCGGAACGAACTTGTTGATGACAGCCGCGTTTATTGGAGTTTTGCTGAATATTTCTCGCCCGACAAGCGGCAAGAGCATTCGCGAACCTTATATGAGCAGCCCGATGACATTTGAAACGGGTCGGTTTATGAATTTTAGGACAAGAAGGAGTTCTATATGAAAAAGTTCCTCTTTGTTTGCGGTGGCACGGGTGGCCACATTTTCCCGGCAGTAGCTATTGCCGAGAGCTTGAAGAAGATGGGTGTTACTCAGATTACGTTTGCTGGCCGTAAGGATTCTATGGAAGAACGCCTTGTGGCAAAAAATTGGCCGTACGAATAC
The DNA window shown above is from Fibrobacter sp. UWB2 and carries:
- a CDS encoding putative peptidoglycan glycosyltransferase FtsW, whose translation is MNKLLLFVTLALMCFGCVAVYSASAPVALSKNLPAEYYLKAHLVKVLAAAVIIGVFYKIDYALWKVSARLVFGVGAILTLAAIVSGGAVKGASRWIFGIQPSEILKFGFIIWVCSKLSNAGDEIKSIKCTVIQPGVPMLISAILLALQPNFSMLIMFGSLLLVMLVIAGANYKYVGISLLACIPVGILVLLKKAHTSRRITGFLSGDGTKSDAMYQVDHALEALGNGGIFGTGVGLGEQKLGYLPEAYKDVVYAVIGEEFGFIGTFLVLVAFAILFSQGYNIARGATTRFGRYLAVALTTSIFMNFVIHICVCVRLIPPTGQPLPFISFGGTNLLMTAAFIGVLLNISRPTSGKSIREPYMSSPMTFETGRFMNFRTRRSSI
- the murF gene encoding UDP-N-acetylmuramoyl-tripeptide--D-alanyl-D-alanine ligase, whose protein sequence is MLKLDLTIGEMLEILETEAVGVPARTLKRKVNLCMDSRESAKGVVFWPIKGARFDAHQFVSQMEKDGALMSVVNQTAIDPNFKMYAPVEDTTKALLKLAKGYQRLFKLKKVAITGSNGKTTTKEMTKAVLSMKYNTHATKGNFNNHIGVPMTLFQLKHSHEAAVVEMGTSGPDEIRPLSLATEPDIAVITNIGASHLERLGDLDGVFNEKINITAGLKKGGTLIVNADDERLCKVKATKNYKVVTFGVRRGILKPEKLKWTENLCADFYIGRTHFVLNVPGDHNLYDALAAIAVGEALRIPKGDIAKALASFTSTSMRMEIKAANGFKVISDCYNANPSSTKMALQTLGNMRVEGKRIAVLGDMLELGKESGNLHKQIGALVPEMNFDMLLAVGKEAKKYVEGAKSRGMKNVQYFESVPEVISQLSETVAEGDVLLVKGSRGMHMEQVVDALLHMVPVFKV